The following are encoded in a window of Lacinutrix sp. WUR7 genomic DNA:
- a CDS encoding ABC transporter ATP-binding protein: MANKKQDKILDIGLLKRLSYYTKPYKKVFIGVFFAVILLAAFSSAIPYITQYVVDHNVTNRDPEGFLFLIVIMLGLLIAQTVFQLFFIYYAGWLGKNVVKDIRVKLFNHLLQFKMKYYDNSSVGVLITRSVSDMERIADIFGEGLFMIFRDLLTMVVVSAVMIFMNWKLSLIVFAMLPLVLYATRIFQKYMKRALEEVRTEVSNLNSFVQERVTGMKILQLFTREDTEYKKFKAINERHKKGWLKTVWYNSIFFPIADLSSSITIGLIVWYGGLNVVEDNSVSLGVLIAFTMFIPMLFRPLRQIADKFNTLQMGMVAANRVFKILDTTSQIDDAGTQVVSHFDGNIVFKDVHFSYVEDEEVLKGISFEVHAGDTVAIVGATGAGKSTIINLLNRFYEINSGTITIDGFNIKDLTLASLRSKIAVVLQDVFLFADTILNNITLNNPEITEAEVQRAAKEIGIHEFIMSLPHGYHYNVKERGAMLSSGQRQLISFLRAYVTNPSILVLDEATSSVDSYSEQLIQNATDKITKGRTSIVIAHRLATIKKADKIIVMDAGKIVEEGTHQELLKKQDGYYKNLYEVQFMQAEEV, from the coding sequence ATGGCAAATAAAAAACAAGATAAAATATTAGATATAGGACTTTTAAAACGTCTATCGTATTATACAAAACCCTATAAAAAGGTTTTTATAGGTGTATTTTTTGCGGTTATTTTATTAGCAGCTTTTAGTTCTGCAATTCCGTATATAACACAATATGTAGTAGATCATAATGTAACGAATCGAGATCCAGAAGGTTTTCTATTTTTAATAGTAATCATGCTTGGTTTATTAATTGCACAAACCGTGTTTCAGTTATTTTTCATTTATTATGCTGGCTGGCTAGGGAAAAATGTGGTTAAAGATATTCGTGTGAAATTATTTAATCACTTACTTCAGTTTAAAATGAAGTATTATGATAATTCTTCGGTTGGTGTTTTGATTACACGTTCGGTATCGGATATGGAACGTATTGCCGATATTTTTGGCGAAGGTTTGTTTATGATTTTTAGAGATTTGCTTACCATGGTTGTGGTTTCGGCTGTTATGATTTTTATGAATTGGAAATTAAGTCTTATTGTTTTTGCTATGCTTCCGTTGGTGTTGTATGCTACTAGAATTTTTCAGAAATACATGAAACGCGCTTTAGAAGAAGTCCGTACCGAAGTTTCCAATTTAAATTCCTTTGTACAAGAACGTGTTACTGGAATGAAAATTTTACAACTTTTTACTAGAGAAGATACCGAGTATAAAAAATTTAAAGCAATAAACGAAAGACATAAAAAAGGATGGTTAAAAACGGTCTGGTATAATTCTATTTTCTTTCCTATTGCAGATCTTTCTTCTTCTATTACCATCGGATTAATCGTTTGGTATGGAGGTTTAAATGTTGTAGAAGATAACTCTGTTTCTTTGGGGGTTTTAATTGCTTTTACTATGTTTATTCCTATGCTTTTTAGACCATTGCGTCAGATTGCAGATAAATTTAATACGCTACAAATGGGAATGGTAGCAGCTAATAGAGTGTTTAAAATTTTAGATACTACATCGCAAATTGATGATGCCGGAACACAAGTAGTTTCGCATTTTGATGGAAATATAGTTTTTAAAGATGTACACTTTAGTTATGTGGAAGATGAAGAGGTGTTAAAAGGTATTTCTTTTGAGGTGCATGCAGGAGATACGGTTGCTATTGTTGGCGCTACTGGAGCAGGAAAATCGACAATTATAAATTTATTGAATCGTTTTTATGAAATCAATAGCGGGACAATTACTATTGATGGTTTTAATATTAAGGATCTTACATTAGCTTCGTTACGTTCTAAAATAGCAGTAGTTTTACAAGATGTTTTTTTGTTTGCAGATACTATTTTAAATAATATTACTTTAAATAATCCGGAAATAACGGAAGCAGAAGTACAACGTGCAGCAAAGGAAATAGGAATTCATGAGTTTATTATGAGCTTACCTCATGGTTACCATTATAATGTAAAAGAAAGAGGAGCAATGCTTTCTTCAGGACAACGACAATTAATTTCATTTTTAAGAGCCTATGTAACCAATCCTAGTATATTGGTTTTAGATGAAGCTACTTCTTCTGTAGATTCGTATTCCGAGCAATTAATTCAAAATGCAACCGATAAGATTACAAAAGGAAGAACCTCTATTGTGATTGCACATAGATTAGCAACCATTAAAAAAGCGGACAAAATTATTGTTATGGATGCTGGAAAAATTGTAGAGGAAGGAACACATCAAGAACTACTTAAAAAGCAAGATGGTTACTATAAAAACTTATACGAAGTGCAGTTTATGCAAGCGGAAGAGGTTTAA
- the truA gene encoding tRNA pseudouridine(38-40) synthase TruA yields the protein MKYFLQLSYNGAAYHGWQNQPNAITVQEVIEKALSVLLKEETAIVGAGRTDAGVHASQMFAHFSTEVIFLETELVYKLNALLPQDIAIQNVFKVIEDAHARFHAQSREYLYRVALKKDVFNMDLSYYVRPQLDIDKMQEAAQILLQYKDFQCFSKTNTDVKTYNCDIMHADWKLVDQELQFTIKADRFLRNMVRAIVGTLIRIGLGKIKVETMHEIIKSKNRSEAGYSVPAHALYLTEVAYPESIKYGK from the coding sequence TTGAAATATTTTTTACAACTTTCTTATAATGGCGCCGCATATCATGGTTGGCAAAATCAGCCCAATGCAATTACAGTACAAGAAGTTATAGAAAAAGCATTAAGTGTTTTACTTAAAGAAGAAACAGCTATTGTAGGAGCAGGACGTACAGATGCAGGAGTTCATGCTTCGCAAATGTTTGCGCATTTTAGTACCGAAGTTATTTTTTTAGAAACAGAATTAGTCTATAAATTAAATGCTTTGTTGCCGCAAGATATTGCTATTCAGAATGTTTTTAAAGTAATTGAAGATGCGCATGCTAGGTTTCATGCACAAAGCAGGGAGTATTTGTATCGTGTAGCACTGAAAAAAGATGTCTTTAATATGGATCTGTCCTATTATGTAAGACCTCAATTAGATATAGATAAAATGCAGGAAGCTGCGCAAATTTTATTGCAGTATAAAGATTTTCAATGCTTTTCTAAAACGAATACAGATGTAAAAACGTATAATTGTGATATTATGCATGCCGATTGGAAATTAGTAGATCAAGAATTACAGTTTACTATTAAAGCAGATCGTTTTTTACGTAATATGGTACGCGCTATAGTTGGTACTTTAATACGAATTGGTTTAGGAAAAATAAAAGTAGAAACCATGCATGAAATAATTAAATCAAAAAATAGAAGTGAAGCTGGCTATTCTGTCCCAGCACATGCACTTTACTTAACAGAAGTAGCATACCCAGAGTCTATAAAATATGGCAAATAA
- a CDS encoding DUF3667 domain-containing protein: MTCKNCDSLLKEQDDFCNSCGAKVIRNRLTIRNLFEHFSETFFNYDNKLLRTFITLFTKPEDVIGGYIQGVRKKYVNVISYFALALTLLGIQMFILNKIFPDYLDFSSLATDGAEDLQKKNMDLLMEYQSFVMMLYVPFYALLSKLVFFNLKKFNYTEHVVIFMYILAQSSIAGTVITVLFATFDLSILFLTYGVILPFQILYSAYCLKKLYQLSLKEIILRTFLFLIFLTILSILFIIIFVAYMIFSGGFEEMKAAQKAVSII; the protein is encoded by the coding sequence ATGACTTGTAAAAATTGTGACTCTCTTTTAAAAGAACAAGATGATTTTTGCAATAGTTGCGGAGCGAAAGTGATTAGAAATAGGTTAACCATTAGAAACCTTTTTGAACATTTTAGTGAAACGTTTTTTAACTACGACAATAAACTTCTAAGAACTTTTATTACGCTATTTACAAAACCCGAAGATGTAATTGGGGGGTATATTCAAGGGGTTAGAAAAAAATATGTAAATGTAATAAGCTATTTTGCGCTTGCTCTTACCCTGCTTGGAATACAAATGTTTATTCTAAATAAAATCTTTCCAGATTATTTAGATTTTTCGTCTCTCGCAACCGATGGAGCAGAGGATCTCCAAAAAAAGAATATGGATTTACTGATGGAATATCAATCTTTCGTCATGATGTTATATGTTCCATTTTACGCCTTATTATCTAAGTTAGTTTTTTTCAATTTAAAGAAATTCAACTATACAGAGCATGTAGTTATTTTCATGTACATTCTTGCTCAATCATCTATTGCAGGAACTGTTATTACAGTTTTATTTGCTACGTTTGATCTCTCTATTCTATTCCTGACTTATGGAGTAATTCTACCGTTTCAAATACTATATTCTGCTTATTGTTTAAAAAAATTATATCAATTAAGCTTAAAGGAAATAATATTAAGAACCTTTTTATTCCTAATATTCTTAACTATTCTTTCTATATTATTCATCATAATATTTGTTGCCTATATGATTTTTTCTGGTGGTTTTGAAGAGATGAAAGCTGCTCAAAAAGCAGTTTCTATAATTTAA
- a CDS encoding metallophosphoesterase, giving the protein MTKILLLSDTHSYIDDAILKHVKQADEVWHAGDIGDLKVTDAIKKLKPLRAVYGNIDDNKARMEFPENNRFMCEGVDVWITHIGGYPNRYDIRIRDEIKKNPPKLFISGHSHILKVMQDKKLNLLHMNPGASGKHGFQQVRTMLRFVIDGEKIKDLEVVEFEN; this is encoded by the coding sequence ATGACCAAAATACTCCTACTCTCAGACACACATAGTTATATAGACGATGCCATATTAAAGCATGTAAAACAAGCAGACGAAGTATGGCACGCTGGAGATATTGGCGATTTAAAAGTAACCGATGCAATTAAAAAACTAAAACCGCTTCGTGCCGTTTATGGAAACATTGATGACAATAAGGCTAGAATGGAATTTCCGGAAAACAATCGTTTTATGTGTGAAGGTGTAGATGTTTGGATTACACATATTGGTGGTTACCCAAATAGATATGATATTAGAATACGAGACGAGATAAAAAAAAATCCGCCAAAACTTTTTATTTCTGGTCACTCGCATATTTTAAAAGTGATGCAAGACAAGAAATTAAATCTTTTACACATGAATCCTGGAGCGTCTGGTAAACACGGATTTCAACAAGTAAGAACCATGCTTCGTTTTGTTATTGATGGTGAAAAAATAAAAGATTTAGAGGTTGTGGAGTTTGAAAATTGA
- a CDS encoding diadenylate cyclase — translation MEIFDDLLKFTIVDIIDVILVALLLYYVYKLVKGTVAINIFIGIVIIYIIWKITQALQMQLLSNILGGFISVGMFALIVVFQQEIRKFLLMIGSTNFGSRKKFFKQLKFLQTETSDGTDVDVIIAACTKMGASRTGALIVLEHNNSLDFLKATGDVMNIEVTQPIIESIFFKNSPLHDGAIIIENNVVKATRVILPVNNEKTLPQRFGLRHRAAVGITEKTDALALAVSEETGQISYFKGGEFVMFKDTEELAELIKKDLA, via the coding sequence TTGGAAATATTTGACGATTTACTAAAATTCACCATCGTAGACATTATAGATGTTATTTTGGTAGCATTACTTCTCTACTATGTTTATAAGTTAGTAAAAGGTACTGTTGCGATTAATATATTTATCGGAATTGTAATTATTTATATCATTTGGAAAATTACACAAGCACTACAAATGCAACTGTTGAGTAATATTCTTGGTGGTTTTATTAGCGTAGGAATGTTTGCCCTTATTGTTGTTTTTCAGCAAGAGATTAGAAAATTTCTACTTATGATTGGTTCTACCAATTTTGGGAGTCGGAAAAAATTCTTTAAACAGCTTAAATTTTTACAAACCGAAACTAGCGACGGTACAGATGTAGACGTTATTATTGCTGCATGTACAAAAATGGGAGCCTCCAGAACTGGAGCACTTATTGTTTTAGAACATAATAATAGCCTAGACTTTTTAAAGGCAACAGGAGATGTCATGAATATTGAAGTGACGCAACCTATTATAGAAAGCATCTTTTTTAAAAATAGTCCGTTACACGATGGTGCCATTATTATTGAAAACAATGTAGTAAAAGCAACCCGAGTTATCTTACCCGTAAATAATGAAAAAACCTTACCACAACGTTTTGGTTTACGCCATAGAGCTGCTGTTGGTATTACGGAAAAAACAGATGCATTAGCTTTGGCAGTAAGTGAAGAAACCGGACAAATATCTTATTTTAAAGGTGGGGAATTTGTTATGTTTAAAGACACCGAAGAACTAGCCGAATTAATAAAAAAAGATCTAGCCTAA
- the rho gene encoding transcription termination factor Rho, with protein MFEITQLKEMKLPELQEIAKTLNVSKYRTLKKLDLVYQILDHQAANPKAVAAVAPVAKPVEKTEVKKPRQRVQKPATQKPAAQKPTPKAPVKSEEVVATETKVEEKQQPKPKSKPNPRPKPQAKREPQKEKTDSKSDKTEKVEKPRENKKPQHKNQNQNKNTGNNGNKDTRNRYREPDFEFDAIIESEGVLDVMQDGYGFLRSSDYNYLSSPDDIYVSQSQIRLFGLKVGDTVLGNVRPPKEGEKYFPLIKVSKINGQDPNVVRDRVAFEHLTPLFPQEKFNIAEKQATISTRIMDLFAPIGKGQRGMIVSQPKTGKTMLLKDVANAIAANHPEVYQMILLIDERPEEVTDMQRNVRGEVIASTFDKEAHEHVKIANIVLEKAKRLVECGHDVVILLDSITRLARAYNSVQPASGKILSGGVDANALHKPKRFFGAARNIENGGSLTIIATALTETGSKMDEVIFEEFKGTGNMELQLDRKISNRRIFPAIDLTSSSTRRDDILLDETTIKRMWVMRKYLADMNPVEAMEFINERFKQTRNNEEFLISMNG; from the coding sequence ATGTTTGAAATCACACAATTAAAAGAAATGAAGCTTCCTGAGTTACAGGAAATAGCGAAAACTTTAAACGTATCTAAGTATCGTACTTTAAAAAAACTAGACTTAGTATACCAAATACTAGATCACCAAGCTGCAAATCCTAAAGCTGTAGCTGCAGTTGCACCAGTGGCAAAACCTGTTGAAAAAACAGAAGTAAAAAAACCAAGACAAAGAGTTCAAAAGCCTGCTACACAAAAACCAGCAGCGCAAAAGCCTACTCCAAAGGCTCCAGTAAAAAGTGAAGAAGTTGTTGCTACAGAAACTAAAGTAGAAGAAAAACAACAACCTAAGCCAAAGTCTAAACCTAATCCAAGACCAAAGCCGCAAGCAAAAAGAGAACCGCAAAAAGAAAAAACAGATTCTAAAAGCGACAAAACGGAAAAAGTAGAAAAGCCTAGAGAAAATAAAAAACCGCAACACAAAAACCAAAACCAGAATAAAAACACTGGAAATAACGGAAACAAAGACACTAGAAATCGTTACAGAGAACCAGATTTTGAGTTCGATGCAATAATTGAAAGTGAAGGTGTTTTAGATGTTATGCAAGATGGTTACGGATTTTTACGTTCTTCCGATTACAACTACCTATCTTCTCCTGATGATATTTATGTATCACAATCACAAATTCGTTTATTCGGACTAAAAGTTGGAGATACTGTTTTAGGAAATGTGCGTCCGCCAAAAGAAGGTGAAAAATATTTCCCATTAATTAAAGTAAGTAAAATAAATGGTCAAGATCCAAATGTAGTAAGAGATCGTGTTGCTTTCGAGCATTTAACCCCTTTATTTCCACAAGAAAAATTCAACATTGCCGAAAAGCAAGCGACTATCTCTACACGAATCATGGATTTGTTTGCACCAATTGGTAAAGGACAACGTGGTATGATTGTATCGCAACCAAAAACCGGTAAAACCATGTTACTTAAGGATGTTGCAAATGCTATTGCAGCAAATCATCCAGAAGTATACCAAATGATTTTACTAATTGATGAAAGACCAGAAGAAGTAACAGATATGCAACGTAATGTACGTGGTGAAGTTATTGCCTCTACTTTTGATAAAGAAGCACACGAGCACGTAAAAATTGCAAACATTGTTTTAGAAAAAGCAAAACGCTTGGTAGAATGCGGACATGATGTAGTTATTCTTTTAGATTCTATTACACGTCTTGCAAGAGCATACAACTCGGTACAACCAGCATCTGGTAAAATATTAAGTGGTGGTGTAGATGCCAATGCATTACACAAACCAAAACGTTTCTTTGGTGCAGCACGTAACATTGAAAACGGAGGATCTTTAACTATTATAGCTACCGCTTTAACAGAAACTGGTTCTAAGATGGACGAAGTTATCTTTGAAGAATTTAAAGGAACTGGTAACATGGAACTACAATTAGATCGTAAGATTTCTAATCGTAGAATTTTCCCTGCTATTGATTTAACATCTTCTAGTACGCGTCGTGATGATATTCTATTAGACGAAACAACTATCAAAAGAATGTGGGTAATGCGTAAGTATCTTGCAGATATGAATCCTGTAGAAGCTATGGAATTCATTAACGAGAGATTTAAGCAAACTAGAAACAACGAAGAGTTTTTAATTTC
- a CDS encoding DUF4293 domain-containing protein gives MIQRIQSIYLLLAAVVSAGLTFVFNLWTTVNDTLVFAKDNMLYFGLFLGSAALSLISIFMFKNRKSQFMLGRLNIILNLFLLGLFVYQSLNLSGETIVSEKGIGIFLPIISIVLLVLANKAIKKDEDLVKSVDRLR, from the coding sequence ATGATTCAACGTATTCAAAGTATTTATCTTTTATTAGCCGCAGTTGTTTCTGCTGGTTTAACTTTTGTGTTTAATTTATGGACTACTGTAAATGATACTTTGGTGTTTGCTAAAGATAATATGTTGTATTTTGGATTGTTTTTAGGCTCAGCAGCTTTATCTTTAATATCTATATTTATGTTTAAAAATAGGAAGTCTCAATTTATGTTGGGACGACTTAACATCATATTAAATCTTTTTTTACTAGGATTATTTGTGTATCAATCGCTAAACTTATCTGGAGAGACTATTGTTTCTGAGAAAGGTATTGGGATTTTTCTTCCTATTATTTCTATCGTGTTATTAGTTTTAGCTAATAAGGCCATTAAGAAGGATGAAGATCTTGTAAAATCTGTGGATAGATTACGATAA